The following are encoded in a window of Vigna unguiculata cultivar IT97K-499-35 chromosome 8, ASM411807v1, whole genome shotgun sequence genomic DNA:
- the LOC114195619 gene encoding abscisic acid receptor PYL2-like, whose protein sequence is MASTQHHVQGLTAEEETELEPVIKKYHLFEHCPDKCSSIISYRIDAPASTVWPFVRSFENPQKYKHFIKGCSMRGDGGVGSIREVTVVSGLPASTSTERLEILDDEKHVLSFRVVGGEHRLKNYRSVTSVNEFKKEGRVYTIVLESYIVDIPEGNTEEDTKMFVDTVVKLNLQKLGVVAMASSSSSSMHGQ, encoded by the coding sequence ATGGCTTCAACTCAGCACCATGTGCAGGGCCTAACGGCGGAGGAAGAAACAGAACTAGAACcggtgataaaaaaataccaCCTTTTCGAACACTGTCCCGACAAATGTTCTTCCATAATATCGTACCGCATCGATGCTCCTGCGAGCACGGTTTGGCCGTTCGTGAGAAGCTTCGAGAACCCTCAGAAATACAAGCACTTCATCAAAGGCTGCAGCATGAGAGGCGACGGTGGCGTCGGAAGCATAAGAGAAGTAACCGTTGTTTCTGGTCTTCCGGCGTCGACCAGCACCGAGAGGCTCGAGATTTTGGACGATGAGAAACACGTGCTCAGCTTTAGGGTGGTCGGCGGCGAGCACCGACTCAAAAACTACCGTTCCGTTACGTCGGTGAACGAGTTCAAGAAAGAGGGTAGGGTTTACACCATCGTATTGGAATCGTATATCGTAGACATACCCGAAGGGAATACGGAGGAAGATACCAAGATGTTTGTGGACACCGTCGTAAAACTCAACCTTCAGAAACTTGGGGTCGTGGCCatggcttcttcttcttcttcatccatGCATGGACAATGA
- the LOC114195236 gene encoding K(+) efflux antiporter 6 has protein sequence MSLRRSLSPSPCCGDSHFVLLVPVLLVIIHSLLLLPHSSLAIRPTESDQIELANATESNVSLSRPREGSFADMIDRALEHEFTENDQNEAADPGSFNNSVAEQQAVLETVARVTPNKNDTKDEKSFQLHHVFNRGEDTPMLIDRKDNVFIISNFKSKYPVLQLDLRLISDLVVAIVSATCGGVAFAFAGQPVITGYLLAGSIVGPGGFNFISEMVQVETVAQFGVIFLLFALGLEFSTTKLRVVRAVAVLGGLLQIFLFMCMCGLTVSLCGGKASEGVFVGAFLSMSSTAVVLKFLMEKNTTNALHGQVTIGTLILQDCAVGLLFALLPVLGGTSGVFQGVLSMTKLLVTLIAFLSVLTILSRTCLPWLLKLMISLSSQTNELYQLASVAFCLLVAWCSDKLGLSLELGSFAAGVMIATTDLAQHTLEQIEPIRNLFAALFLASIGMLIHVHFLWNHVDILVASVILVIVIKTIIISSVVKGFGYNNKTSILVGMSMAQIGEFAFVLLSRASNLHLVEGKLYLLLLGTTALSLVTTPLLFKLIPAVVHLGVLLKWFSPDSSVEIGYNKVDSLRSESGKQRVILMDQESHDS, from the exons ATGTCGTTGAGAAGATCACTGTCTCCGTCCCCGTGCTGCGGCGACAGTCACTTCGTGCTGCTGGTGCCTGTTCTGCTAGTTATTATCCACTCGCTCCTTCTGCTTCCTCACTCCTCACTTGCTATTCGGCCTACCGAGTCGGATCAGATCGAACTCGCCAACGCGACCGAGTCCAACGTCTCTCTCTCACGACCTCGCGAAGGAAGCTTTGCCGACATGATTGATCGCGCGCTGGAGCACGAGTTCACCGAGAACGACCAGAACGAAG CAGCTGATCCGGGAAGTTTCAACAACAGTGTAGCAGAACAACAG GCTGTTCTGGAAACTGTGGCACGAGTCACACCAAACAAGAATGACACAAAAGATGAAAA GTCATTTCAACTACATCATGTATTCAATAGAGGTGAGGATACCCCAATGTTGATAGATCGGAAG GATAATGTCTTTATCATTTCTAACTTTAAATCCAAGTATCCGGTGCTCCAGCTAGATTTACG ATTGATTTCAGACCTGGTAGTTGCTATTGTTTCAGCAACTTGTGGGGGCGTTGCATTTGCTTTTGCTGGACAACCG GTGATAACCGGATATCTTCTAGCTGGCTCCATAGTTGGTCCTGGCGGCTTTAACTTCATCAGTGAAATGGTGCAG GTGGAAACAGTGGCACAGTTTGGTGTGATATTTCTTCTGTTTGCATTGGGCCTCGAGTTCTCCACAACAAAG CTTCGAGTTGTTCGAGCTGTTGCTGTTCTTGGAGGTCTACTTCAGATTTTTCTATTTATGTGCATGTGTGGACTTACTGTATCG CTATGTGGTGGTAAAGCTTCAGAAGGGGTTTTTGTTGGTGCTTTCCTTTCCATGTCTTCAACAGCAGTG GTCTTGAAGTTTTTGATGGAAAAGAATACCACTAATGCTCTTCATGGACAAGTCACAATTGGGACCCTTATTTTACAG GATTGTGCTGTTGGATTGCTCTTTGCATTGCTTCCAGTTCTGGGTGGCACCTCAGGTGTTTTTCAAGGAGTGTTATCAATGACCAAGCT GTTGGTGACTTTGATTGCTTTCCTCTCTGTTCTGACTATATTGTCTCGCACTTGCCTTCCATGGTTACTTAAACTGATGATAAGCCTCTCATCACAG ACAAATGAACTCTATCAATTGGCGTCTGTTGCATTCTGCTTGCTAGTAGCCTGG TGTAGCGATAAGCTGGGATTAAGTCTAGAATTAGGTTCCTTTGCTGCCGGAGTGATGATTGCAACCACTGATCTGGCTCAACATACACTAGAGCAA aTTGAACCTATTCGCAATCTTTTTGCTGCTCTTTTCCTTGCCAGCATTGGAATGCTGATTCATGTTCATTTTCTTTGGAACCATGTTGATATTTTGGTAGCATCTGTAATATTGGTGATTGTTATAAAAACAATCATAATTTCATCTGTCGTGAAAGGATTTGGTTACAACAACAAGACCTCAATACTT GTTGGAATGTCGATGGCACAGATAGGAGAATTTGCTTTTGTTCTTCTGAGTCGTGCTTCAAACCTTCATCTAGTTGAG GGTAAATTATATCTGCTGCTGCTTGGCACCACAGCTCTTAGTCTG GTGACAACTCCTCTACTTTTCAAGCTTATTCCTGCCGTAGTGCATCTTGGTGTGCTATTGAAGTGGTTCTCTCCTGACAGTTCAGTGGAG ATAGGATATAATAAGGTAGATAGTCTCCGCTCAGAGAGTGGTAAGCAGCGGGTAATTTTGATGGACCAAGAATCACATGACTCTTGA